CTATCTCCTCTAATTCCCCTCCATCCTTCATCTCTCCTATTACTGACAGTCTATGCTAGCATCTATTTTCCACTCCACAAGCTACCCTTTTTTGTGCTAGATGGACATCTGGAAACAAAACAGTATTCCACTGTAATGCAAATGATGACACCTTAAAGTATTCATCTATTTCAGGCAGTAGCCATTACCATCCCCAAATGTCCTAACTCTTGAGAATCATACTGGTGTCATATACTTTCCATTCTTTTTTGTTTCTAATGTAAATGACATGAATGGAGGTTTGTCAGCAAAAAGCATCATTCACTGGCCCAATTGGTCCAGTAGTAAATGTATTTCAAATATTGGAATGCGGCATTTGTTTCATTTTTATGTATATGGATTGTGTGGTAATGTCTCTGTATCAGTCCTTTCAGAGCTTAATATCAGATACTTTGGAGATCTAAACACTTGGCACCATTGCCAAATGTCCTGGTAATGCTGCTTGTGATACACAATGGTGTCCCCTTGAACGAAAAAATAATGATTATTGTATTGGGCCCAGCAAATTCAATAAATCCTATACTCAAACAATTCTGCCCAAGGTAATGAGTTGGCTATATCAAAATGAAAGAGTACTTCAATCAGAAAGTTAGGAAACAATTCCTACCCTCCACCACGGCCTAGTCGTCGCCCATGTCTATCGAATGCAACTCCTGCAAATATATAACGAAATGGATAAGAAATCAATGTTCCACAATAGGTTAAGAATAGACAAAGACGAAGAAGAATTAAACTTACCAGGTACCAAGAAAACGTCAACAGGGTGACTTGCCAGCATAACTGCAAAATTGAAATTCCTCAGATTAGAACATCAATATACCTACCTTTTCAACTGCAGTTCATAGACGTTAAACACATATAATACTTAACAATAAAGACAGTAAAATATTCACCATTTACAATAAATGTTCGTTCTCACATATGAAGATGTATGGTTTTCCAATTTAAGATCACATGTTAGATATATTTCATCCGCTAATCACAAAGATCAGAAAAGTGGCTCATATAATGATCTGGAGGATCAGAGAGGAGCAGCAAAAGAAGTTCCGGGAAAGCTTAATACAAAAAATCTAGCACATGTATATACACCAACAAGATCAATCATGTCACTACCACACATCATGAACACACCAGATACATGTTTGTATCCTATATGCTTAAGCTAATGTGTTTCCAGTTTTGAACTTGGAAGGTTTGTGTAGCTTTAGATCATAAGTTGGCTAAGAATGGTTAGTAGTGAACTAAGGTTCTGAGATTCTTGAGTAAGCCCCCAGGCCCAATCCAGAAATCAAATCTAACTTTATTCATGTGTttcatcaaggtcaaacatATAAACCATACAAAACAACTTTATTGGTCAAGAACGGGATCTGAATGCTAGCCTCACGACAAGTTTTATGCATACTCTATTGCAACTTCCATTTTCATCATTACAGAATAACTATATATTGTTTTGGTACAACTTAATATGTAATTAGCTtctttagaaattaaaaattctacctccaaaaaatttcataaatagaaagaaaacaatagaataaGAGGAATGATAAACaaagtgtgtgcatgtgtgtttAAGTGTTTGCTAGCTATTTGTTGAAGTAGAAAATTTACCATCTTCACGTTGACTTCCATCAGCATCTATTGGCGATGGCTCCAAAATATTCATTGAATTTGCTATCAAATCTTTGATACTTGAGATTTTGAGCATCTGCATATGACTATTCTTATCCTCCACACGTGGAACATaaagccttttcttttcttcacctGCGCATGACATTCTTGACTTGAAAAAGGAACAGTAAGGATATAATATCAATTTTATATGTAGAAACCAATGGACACTAACTAGTTTTTCAATCAAGAGCTACCTCTCATAGCAGTAGAATAGCTGAAATGAAAATTGATAAGAGATCCAATGAAGCATCAAAATATGGCATGACTTGATTATATTTGCACTTGTATCATGTGATCCATTAAAAACATTTTTCTCAATAAGCCAATTTATGCCACAATTTACAGTGCAGACAAGTTTTGAAATCTATTATTACGTCATCACCGGACATCCACGCAGTATTCATGCTAAACATTAAGACACCAGTGTACAGCGTGGCTTAGTCAATCCATGTATATGCTACCAACCAGAGGTAGCCATCATGGGAAATGGCAAGTAAAGGCAACTTAACAAAAAGCAAACATTTTGCGATCATTGtcgattttaaataaaaaaatattctccaaAAAGAGAATACTTTAGCACATGCCTACGATTCTAATGGTCCTACAACTATATGGCAATTGGTATGCCCCCACCATGAGGCATTTTAGTCATTAAGCCAACACTTTACTTAGAGAGTTGGTTTTTATACATCTTTTAAACATTATGGGCAAGTTGCATATCTGCCTGACGATGTGTTTGTATATTCTGTTTGAGAGATAGTTAAAAAAGGTACATGCATAATGCAGGAATGCACAATGAGATAGATGAATTGATGTGTCACAAACTCTTGAAATTATAAGCAACTCAAATTGGCAACCTATGTGTGTGTAAACCGTATGTCATTAAATCCTCTCCTTATAAAAAAGAAACACCTAAATTGATGTATGTATATGCACTCTTTCCGTAGGCTTCGTTCTCACTCAATTAGCCACACATGATGTCACTCAATTAGGGCACAAATGACAGGTGGATGGATCCCCAATCTCTCTCTGTACATTCGCTTTCTCAGTCAGTTAGGGCACAGATGATGTATGTTTATACATACGTATGTAGGgacacacatgcatacataaGTATGTGCATATACACTATTTCTGTAGGCTCTCTTCTTATTCACTCTTTAGGTAGGCTCTCTTTCTCACTCATGGCACAcatgatggatggatggataggAAATACATAACAAGACTTAGTTTCATTTGAGATATCTCAGTATCTGGAACAAAGTAGACTTGTGCAGAAATAACCTAGGTAAGCATTCATGCTTCATTGGTGGAAGTTTGTCATTTGATCCATGCCAAAGATTATAAAATTTCCATTCAGAAAATCATGATTAGCAAGAAAGGAATTTAAACAGCGACTGTCAAAGCAATTGATAACTGAACATAGAAACTAAAGGTTATGCACAAAGCTTACCATCATTCATATCGCTTAAAACCTCTGCCAGAATTCTTGATGTATCAACTTCATGTAGGGACTCGCAACTTATATAAGCACATAATCCCCTAGTAGACTTGAACCAAGAGGAATCCAAAATGATATTCTGAATTGCTGTATCTGAAAATCAAGCCCAAATTTTAACATTATGGCAAAGTTATGCAAGTTAAATGTAATCAATACCTTCATAATAATGCAACCCAAATTGTTTCTTTATCTTATTACAGTACAAGGAAAAGACCAACATTTTCCGAAAAAAGATTGTTGATAAGACATTAGGTTTGAAAAGTCGAAGATTTCCGTATGAACTTAGTTTAGAAATTACAAGCTATCTAAGATAACACTCTAAGATGCCTGTATTAGCTTTATGTCAAGAACTAAATATTCCATACCAGTATATTATGATGCCAAACTGTCTAGAACCTCACCTATGTTCTTGATTACTTCAAAAATGTTGATCGCGAAATAGGGAACCATATAAGTTGTATTTTAAGgttcttaaaaagaaaaaccaatttGTTTGCACGACAAAAGAGTTAAGCATTTTTTAGAATACTTGTTAAAACTTGTTTATTTCAGGTTTACATtacattattattttattttcatcagTGGTCAATTTGAATAATTCTTATTTTGTGGAAATATGATGCTTTAATTATTTGCTACTTTCATGTTTAAACAACTCAGCACCTCATTTAACTTTTTAACAGTTAGAGAATCCACCAGCAATCGCTTAGCATACATCAGTTGAGTTTTTCATATGCTTAACCATAGAGTGCCATTGTGTAGAAGCATCATCTTGTATGTGTGGCTAGAGCTTACATGCTATTTTTACTCAAGTAGTCCTCTTAAATATGGATCAGGTAATTCCTTCCGCAGATAGATTTATAAGTCAGTGACATATCCCTACCATATAAAGAGGAAAACTTTCAGTGGCTAGCACTGGGATCCAGAACACTTTTAAATGTCTTATTTGATGTAAATTAATAATAAGGATTGATAAAAGAAATTTAGGATTTGTGGGATTCATTCTGTTTCTGTCTAACTTTTACTTAAACTTTATGGAGAGAAGTAGCTAAAGAATTTGGAGCCAATAAAAAAGAAGTACAAATACTAGTAACAAGAAGGAAGTTTATATAATCTTAATTAAGTACCATGTCTGGGACAATTATGTTAGCTGAGAGGTTTGCATCAGTCCCCAAGTTCCTATACATTCTGTTTATGAATGCATCCTTCATAGTTCTCTCACTTGACATAATGTTTTAGAGAGACGAAAGACAAGATCACAAGCATTATTGATTTG
The window above is part of the Phoenix dactylifera cultivar Barhee BC4 unplaced genomic scaffold, palm_55x_up_171113_PBpolish2nd_filt_p 001887F, whole genome shotgun sequence genome. Proteins encoded here:
- the LOC120109179 gene encoding 5-formyltetrahydrofolate cyclo-ligase, mitochondrial-like, encoding MNDGEEKKRLYVPRVEDKNSHMQMLKISSIKDLIANSMNILEPSPIDADGSQREDVMLASHPVDVFLVPGVAFDRHGRRLGRGGGYYDVFLTKYQELAMERRWKQPLLVALAYSVQIMDDDVIPVTHHDVLVDALVSASGVIPISPAAMDRM